A part of Chitinivibrio alkaliphilus ACht1 genomic DNA contains:
- a CDS encoding nucleoside deaminase, whose protein sequence is MTILYECGESLPQNDELFMQRAYSQALHAYENREVPVGAVVVHAGQIIGRGYNQIEKLQDATAHAEVLCLGAAAHHHGTWRLTECTLYVTLEPCMMCLGAILQSRISRVVFGAGDSRFGALHSEAYRSQAYDAYGRFPEIIPGIYEEQCRELIQRFFREIRMQRKMEKERAAAQNESV, encoded by the coding sequence ATGACCATACTCTATGAGTGCGGTGAATCACTGCCCCAGAACGATGAGCTTTTTATGCAGCGGGCCTACAGTCAAGCCCTGCATGCATATGAAAATCGGGAAGTTCCTGTGGGGGCAGTGGTTGTTCATGCAGGTCAGATTATAGGACGGGGATATAATCAAATAGAAAAACTACAGGATGCCACGGCCCATGCGGAAGTTCTTTGTCTTGGTGCTGCGGCTCATCACCATGGTACATGGCGCCTTACAGAGTGTACGCTGTATGTCACTCTTGAGCCGTGCATGATGTGCCTGGGGGCAATTCTTCAATCACGTATTTCACGTGTTGTCTTTGGGGCAGGGGATAGTCGCTTTGGTGCACTGCATAGTGAAGCATATCGGTCACAGGCCTATGATGCCTATGGCCGGTTTCCCGAAATTATCCCGGGTATATATGAAGAGCAATGTCGCGAGCTAATCCAACGGTTTTTTCGGGAAATACGAATGCAACGGAAAATGGAAAAAGAGCGTGCCGCCGCACAGAATGAGTCTGTATAG